The following are encoded together in the Brassica napus cultivar Da-Ae chromosome A9, Da-Ae, whole genome shotgun sequence genome:
- the LOC106352676 gene encoding uncharacterized protein LOC106352676 — protein sequence MSSIASGTVPTTKSVACFRKSASSSSLLHRSSSSRFMPTSLSPIYAKLINSNNSSSVSSSSSSSPPEPLRPVMRSTEADRLEEERLRQVHWQDVAVKMVVDAPASVAYNLYADRDLFPKWMPFLSSVEAVEGSPDLSRYLVKFNSFGQNVEYHFLAKNLQPIPDRKLHWRSIEGFANRGSVRFFPRGPSLCLVEINFSFEVPHALAPVAFLMKPFMEKLIRGGLEHFAAFVKTS from the exons ATGTCATCAATAGCTTCTGGTACAGTTCCAACCACCAAATCCGTTGCATGTTTCAGAAAGTCTGCAAGTTCTTCATCTTTGCTTCatcgatcttcttcttctcggttCATGCCAACTTCCTTATCACCTATTTATGCAAAACTCATAAACTCTAACAATAGttcctcagtttcttcatcatcttcctcctcaCCTCCTGAACCCTTAAGACCCGTTATGCGCAGCACAGAAGCTGATCGACTTGAAGAAGAAAGACTCCGCCAAGTACACTGGCAAGACGTCGC GGTAAAGATGGTAGTGGACGCACCAGCTTCCGTGGCTTACAATTTATACGCAGATCGTGACTTATTCCCTAAGTGGATGCCATTTTTGTCATCAGTTGAG GCAGTGGAGGGTAGTCCTGATTTATCCCGGTATTTGGTAAAATTCAATTCTTTTGGACAAAATGTTGAATatcattttctcgccaaaaattTGCAG CCAATTCCAGACAGAAAGCTGCACTGGAGATCTATAGAAGGCTTTGCAAATAG agGCAGTGTTCGATTTTTCCCTAGAGGCCCTTCCTTGTGCTTAGTAGAG ATTAATTTTTCATTCGAAGTTCCACATGCTTTAGCTCCAGTTGCATTT TTAATGAAACCGTTTATGGAGAAGCTTATTCGTGGAGGATTGGAACATTTTGCTGCCTTCGTGAAGACCTCTTAA